One Nicotiana tomentosiformis chromosome 4, ASM39032v3, whole genome shotgun sequence genomic window carries:
- the LOC104110983 gene encoding bZIP transcription factor 11-like → MATSSGNSTGSTQILNSGSEEDLQVSMLDERKRKRMQSNRESARRSRMRKQKHLDDLIGQVAQLKKENNNILSNINLTSQQYANVEAENSVLRAQMMELSQRLQSLNEILSYINSNNNNNNNGVFETHHHYQEDMMNNPWNLMYVNQPIMASADMLYQY, encoded by the coding sequence ATGGCTACATCTAGTGGAAATTCAACTGGATCTACTCAGATTTTGAACTCAGGTTCTGAAGAAGATTTGCAGGTTTCAATGTTAGATGAAAGGAAAAGAAAGAGAATGCAATCAAATCGTGAATCAGCAAGAAGATCAAGGATGAGAAAACAGAAACATCTTGATGATTTAATTGGCCAAGTTGCGCAGCtgaaaaaggaaaacaacaacaTCCTTAGCAACATCAACTTGACAAGTCAACAGTACGCTAATGTTGAAGCAGAGAACTCTGTTTTAAGAGCTCAGATGATGGAACTTAGTCAAAGGTTGCAATCTCTTAATGAAATCCTCAGTTACATCAAttccaacaacaataataataataacggaGTTTTTGAAACTCATCATCATTATCAGGAGGATATGATGAATAATCCATGGAATTTGATGTATGTTAATCAGCCAATTATGGCTTCTGCTGATATGCTTTATCAGTattga
- the LOC108947674 gene encoding uncharacterized protein, translated as MENEAETPNELQIVEKFGESDASNDSTTNNSESQSGSKKRKIVKERSVAWHHFTKFIDAEGVKKAKCKYCSEEYVADTKNSGTSNLLLHISKYPSNPNKAKTSQTTLVFQHKGQTDLKKHKKCGGVDPKTELDKYLGEDIEEDHKKFNILGWWKLNSPRFLTFAEMARDVLAIPISSIASESAFSVGGHILDPFRSLLTPRLVQALVFVQDWLQNESTSPVKIEEDLDNLEQLEAQSLALSTYSNFPFVVQAQIFNLLSHSPTENLRLRATLGLVVSCVDCYVNSIYAASQRLELGTLLCNMLKNSVYLATVGDFSNLIVVCLFQEEAVELF; from the exons ATGGAAAATGAGGCAGAGACACCGAATGAACTTCAAATTGTAGAAAAATTTGGTGAAAGTGATGCTTCAAATGATTCTACAACCAACAACAGCGAATCTCAATCTGGTtcgaagaaaagaaaaatagttaAAGAAAGATCAGTTGCTTGGCACCACTTCACCAAGTTCATTGATGCCGAGGGTGTGAAAAAAGCGAAATGCAAGTATTGTTCAGAAGAATATGTAGCTGATACCAAGAATAGTGGCACAAGCAATTTGCTATTGCATATTTCCAAATATCCAAGCAATCCCAACAAGGCGAAAACAAGCCAGACAACATTAGTTTTTCAGCATAAAGGTCAAACAG ATTTAAAGAAGCATAAGAAATGTGGCGGAGTTGACCCTAAAACGGAGTTAGATAAATATTTGGGTGAAGATATTGAGGAAGACCATAAAAAGTTTAACATTCTGGGGTGGTGGAAGTTGAACTCACCTAGATTTCTCACTTTTGCTGAGATGGCACGTGATGTCCTAGCCATTCCGATTTCTAGTATTGCCTCAGAATCAGCTTTTAGCGTCGGCGGACACATACTTGATCCATTTAGGAGTTTATTGACTCCTAGATTGGTTCAAGCTCTTGTGTTTGTCCAAGATTGGCTTCAGAATGAATCAACATCTCCGGTTAAAATTGAAGAAGATTTAGATAATCTTGAACAACTTGAAGCTC AGAGCCTTGCATTGTCGACATATAGTAATTTTCCATTTGTCGTACAAGCTCAG ATTTTTAACTTGTTGTCTCACAGTCCTACTGAGAATCTGAGATTGAGAGCTACATTAGGCCTGGTTGTTAGTTGTGTTGATTGTTATGTTAACAGCATATATGCGGCTTCCCaaaggttggaacttggaacTCTTTTGTGTAATATGTTAAAGAATTCAGTTTATTTGGCAACTGTTGGGGACTTTAGTAATTTG ATTGTGGTTTGTTTATTCCAAGAAGAAGCCGTTGAACTGTTTTAG